One Prinia subflava isolate CZ2003 ecotype Zambia chromosome 8, Cam_Psub_1.2, whole genome shotgun sequence DNA window includes the following coding sequences:
- the LOC134553839 gene encoding olfactory receptor 10C1 yields MILGNLSGVSEFRLLGFPEISHLHPLLFVVLLSLYILTLMANTVIILLINSDNTLHTPMYFFLTQLSCLDICYLSVIIPAILENLMVGTVSISKTRCAMQMFFFLFFGVAECFLLAAMALDRYFAVCYPLHYTIIMSSRVCRSLVVGSYICGAAVGLVHTLTTFSSPLCGSAIDHFFCEVQPLLELLCGNTFPREVQVIVVAVFAILSPFLLIIYSYVRIISTILHMASAESQQKAFSTCSSHLLVVILFYGTAGSMYLRPKYSYCASVDKFLSLSCSVVTPLLNPIIYTLRNKEVKGALKKKWRKTNLV; encoded by the coding sequence ATGATCCTTGGGAACCTCAGTGGAGTGAGTGAATTCAGACTCCTGGGTTTTCCTGAGATCTCTCATTTGCACCCTTTGCTCTTTGTAGTTTTGTTATCTCTTTATATTCTCACCCTGATGGCTAACACAGTGATCATTCTCCTAATAAACAGTGACAACACCCTTCACACCCCCATGTACTTCTTCCTCACCCAGCTGTCCTGTTTGGATATCTGCTATTTGTCAGTCATCATCCCAGCTATTCTGGAGAACCTGATGGTGGGAACAGTAAGTATTTCCAAGACCAGATGTGCAAtgcaaatgtttttcttccttttctttggcGTCGCTGAATGTTTCCTCTTGGCTGCCATGGCCCTCGATCGCTATTTTGCCGTTTGCTACCCCTTGCATTACACAATTATCATGAGCAGCAGGGTCTGCAGGAGCCTGGTGGTTGGAAGTTACATTTGTGGAGCTGCCGTGGGTTTGGTTCACACCCTCACAACTTTCAGCTCACCCCTGTGTGGCTCTGCCATCGACCACTTCTTCTGCGAGGttcagcctctcctggagctgctttgtGGCAACACTTTCCCAAGAGAAGTCCAAGTCATTGTGGTGGCTGTCTTTGCTATTCTGAGCCCTTTTTTACTGATCATTTATTCCTATGTTCGTATCATTTCCACAATTCTTCACATGGCATCAGCTGAGAGCCAGCAGAAAGCGTTTTCCACCTGCTCCTCACACCTCTTGGTTGTGATTCTTTTTTATGGCACTGCAGGCTCCATGTATCTGCGGCCAAAATACAGCTACTGTGCATCTGTGGATAAATTCCTCTCACtttcctgctctgtggtgacTCCTTTATTGAATCCCATCATTTACACTTTGAGGAATAAGGAGGTGAAAGGAGCCCtgaagaaaaaatggagaaaaactaATTTAGtgtga
- the LOC134553817 gene encoding G protein-activated inward rectifier potassium channel 1-like: MAAVRRKFGDEYQAVGPARCSARRERQRFVDKNGRCNVQHGNLGGESSRYLSDFFTTLVDLKWRWNLLIFLLTYTVAWLVMASMWWGIAYLRGDLQQAHGDTYSPCVANVYNFPSAFLFFVETEATIGYGHRYITERCPEGIVLFLFQSLLGSVVDAFLIGCMFIKMSQPKKRAETLMFSRSAVISQRDAKLCLMFRVGNLRNSHMVSAQIRCKLIKSRQTPEGEFLPLDQCELDVGFGTGADQLFLVSPLTICHEINSESPFFCLSQRSLRSEQFEIVVILEGIVETTGMTCQARTSYTEDEVLWGHRFLPVMSLEDGFFRVDYSQFHATFEVPTPPYSVKEQEENLSQSSLLNSPFDKKTRREQVCPPECADITGEKNKLPAKLQKISSRKEGLPPRALRMSSSHTEKTFSTGDLLKIQEISPTSDGEDSDNRMQLEALKINAKALTQSTSQLELQKDFPGMGALEGKLEDNFPAKL, translated from the exons ATGGCAGCCGTGCGCAGGAAGTTTGGGGACGAGTACCAGGCCGTGGGCCCCGCTCGCTGCAGCGCCCGCAGGGAGCGGCAGCGCTTCGTGGACAAGAACGGGCGCTGCAACGTGCAGCACGGCAACCTGGGCGGCGAGAGCAGCCGCTACCTCTCCGACTTCTTCACCACGCTGGTGGACCTCAAGTGGCGTTGGAACCTGCTCATCTTCCTGCTGACCTACACGGTGGCGTGGCTGGTGATGGCCTCGATGTGGTGGGGCATCGCCTACCTGCGCGGTGACCTGCAGCAGGCGCACGGTGACACCTACAGCCCGTGTGTGGCCAACGTGTACAACTTCCCCTCCGCCTTCCTCTTCTTCGTGGAGACCGAGGCCACCATCGGATACGGGCACCGCTACATTACGGAGCGCTGCCCCGAGGGCATCGTGCTGTTCCTCTTCCAGTCGCTGCTGGGCTCCGTTGTGGACGCGTTCCTCATCGGCTGCATGTTCATCAAGATGTCCCAGCCCAAGAAGAGGGCCGAGACGCTCATGTTCAGCCGCTCCGCGGTCATCTCGCAGCGCGATGCCAAGCTCTGCCTCATGTTCCGCGTGGGCAACCTCCGCAACAGCCACATGGTGTCTGCCCAGATCCGCTGCAAGCTCATCAAG tcCAGACAGACACCGGAGGGAGAATTTCTGCCACTGGACCAGTGTGAACTGGACGTTGGATTTGGAACTGGAGCTGACCAGCTGTTTTTAGTCTCCCCTTTAACCATCTGTCACGAAATCAACTCAGAGAGcccctttttctgtctctcacaACGATCACTGAGGAGTGAGCAATTTGAAATAGTTGTCATCCTCGAAGGAATCGTTGAGACGACCG GGATGACGTGCCAAGCCAGGACCTCGTACACAGAGGATGAAGTCCTGTGGGGTCACAGGTTCCTCCCAGTCATGTCTCTGGAAGATGGCTTCTTCCGTGTCGATTATTCCCAGTTCCATGCCACCTTTGAAGTCCCCACTCCTCCTTACAGTGTcaaagagcaagaagaaaaccTGTCCCAGTCGTCTCTCTTGAATAGTCCTTTTGATAAGAAAACCAGGAGAGAGCAGGTTTGTCCACCTGAGTGTGCTGATATTACAGGAGAGAAGAACAAGCTCCCTGCTAAACTGCAGAAGATCAGCTCCAGGAAGGAAGGCCTTCCACCAAGAGCCCTGAGAATGAGTTCCAGTCACACAGAGAAGACTTTCAGTACTGGAGATCTCTTGAAAATTCAAGAAATAAGTCCCACCTCTGATGGTGAAGACAGTGATAACAGGATGCAGCTGGAAGCCTTAAAGATAAATGCCAAGGCTCTGACTCAGTCTACCAGCCAGCTCGAGTTACAGAAGGATTTTCCAGGTATGGGAGCTCTGGAGGGGAAACTGGAAGATAATTTTCCTGCCAAACTTTGA
- the LOC134554333 gene encoding acrosin-like, protein MPPAVMNLLYLFILLAVYSPAHGTWDSCRGTCGLRPMATDYGADYDSADSRIVTGTGALPGAWPWIVSIQDPRKIGTGHTCGGSLISPQWVLTAAHCFLQARNVTKWRVLIGATQLSHLGPEAQVRHVKRLLAHQEYTAASQRNDIALLELDRPVQCSDYVQPACVPNASLTVSELKACYIAGWGSAGAKAHGPSDVLQEAKVHLLDVRLVNSSRWYAGSIHTHNLCAGYPRGGMDTCQGDSGGPLVCKDNSASYFWLVGVTSWGKGCARAKRLGVYTSTQHFYNWIVLQMGLCPAATATPAPEPPCTATPSEQPEPTPTEPGCSTPTPCTEETETATPAPEPTFSSTPSEQPEPTPTESGCSTPTETPEPEAEPEPASTPLPSEQPGPTESVLPAPRPYQVLVRFLARVHQMLQDLMGKRTQATG, encoded by the exons ATGCCACCAGCAGTGATGAATCTGCTGTACCTCTTCATCCTGCTGGCCGTGTACAGCCCTGCACATGGCACCTGGGACAGCTGCAG AGGGACCTGCGGGCTCCGGCCCATGGCCACTGACTACGGCGCCGACTACGACTCTGCTGACTCCAGAATCGTGACTGGCACGGGGGCCCTGCCGGGGGCCTGGCCCTGGATTGTCAGCATCCAGGACCCCAGGAAAATAGGCACGGGCCATACCTGTGGAGGGTCCCTCATCAGCCCGCAGTGGGTCCTCACAGCAGCccactgcttcctccaggccag GAACGTCACCAAGTGGCGCGTGCTGATCGGGGCCACCCAGCTGAGCCACCTGGGCCCCGAGGCGCAGGTGCGCCACGTCAAGCGGCTGCTGGCACACCAGGAGTACACGGCGGCATCGCAGCGCAACGACATcgccctgctggagctggaccGGCCCGTGCAGTGCAGTGACTACGTGCAGCCCGCCTGCGTGCCCAACGCCTCGCTCACCGTGTCCGAGCTCAAGGCCTGCTACATCGCGGGCTGGGGCTCCGCCGGTGCCAAAG ctcatgGTCCCAGCGATGTCCTGCAGGAGGCCAAGGTCCATCTGCTGGACGTCCGCCTGGTCAACAGCAGCCGCTGGTACGCCGGCTCCATCCACACCCACAACCTGTGCGCTGGCTACCCGCGGGGTGGCATGGACACCTGCCAG ggtGACAGTGGAGGGCCTCTGGTGTGCAAAGACAACAGTGCCAGCTACTTCTGGCTGGTTGGAGTGACCAGCTGGGGAAAAGGCTGTGCCAGAGCAAAGCGGCTGGGAGTCTACACCTCCACTCAGCACTTCTACAACTGGATCGTGCTGCAGATGGGCCTGTGCCCAGCTGCAACAGCCACTCCAGCACCAGAGCCCCCCTGCACCGCAACCCCCTCCGAGCAGCCAGAGCCAACGCcgacagagccaggctgctccacTCCCACCCCATGCACAGAGGAAACTGAAACAGCCACTCCAGCACCAGAGCCAACCTTCAGCTCAACCCCCTCTGAGCAGCCAGAGCCAACACCGACAGAGTCAGGCTGCTCTACACCCACAGAGACACCAGAGCCAgaggcagagccagagccagcCTCGACCCCACTCCCCTCTGAGCAGCCAGGGCCAACAGAATCTGTCTTGCCCGCTCCACGTCCGTACCAGGTCCTGGTGCGATTCTTAGCTCGGGTGCACCAGATGCTGCAGGACCTCATGGGAAAAAGGACACAAGCAACAGGATGA